From the genome of Corallococcus macrosporus DSM 14697:
GCTGCGGCGGGTGCGCGCCTCGCTGGCGCCCCGGGGGACGCTGGCGGTGCTGGAGTACCTGCGCGAGAGCGCCGACACGCCCACCAGCGCGGCGCCGCTGATCGGCCTGCACTACTTCCTCACCTCCGGCGCGGCCGCCTACACGCCCGCCGAGGTGGAGGGCTTCCTGGACGACGCGGGCTTCCGCATCGAACACAGCCGCCCCATCCGCCACCTGCCCTTGCAGACGCTCCTGGTCGCTCGGATGGACTGAGCCTCCACTCAGCCGCCGTCCCGGCGAGCCTGCCCACGGGGAAGACGTCTGCGCTCCCCTGCCCGCCTCTGGCGGCTTCCGTCGCACCGTTGCCCATGCTTCCCCAAACGCCACTTCCCGAGGACTCTCCGGACGTACCGCTCGCCGTCGACCTGGACGGCACGCTGGTGCGCACGGACACCCTGCACGAGAACCTGCTCGTCCTCTTCAAGCGCGCGCCCTGGCTGCTGCTGCTGGCGCCATTCTGGGTGCTGAAGGGCAAGGCCTTCTTCAAGGCGGAGGTGGCCCGGCGTGCCGCCCTGGACGCGGCCAGCCTCCCCTACCACGAGGAGCTCCTGGCCTGGCTGCGCGAGGAGAAGGCCCGTGGGCGCCGGCTCGTGCTGGCCACCGCGGCGGACCGGCGCATCGCCGACGCGGTGGCGGCGCACCTGGGCCTCTTCTCCGACGTCGTCGCCAGCGAGGCGACGGTGAACCTGTCCGGCGCGCGCAAGCTGGCGAAGCTCAAGGAGCTCCTGGGCACCTTCGACTATGCGGGCAACGACGGGGTGGACCTGCCCCTGTGGCGCGAATGCCGCCGCATCGTCGTGGTCCACGCGCATGCGGGCGTGCTGAAGCAGGCGCGAGGCCTGGGCCGCGACGTCCACCGCGTCTTCGAGCGCCCCGCCACCAGCCTCCGCGTCTGGGTGAAGGCGTTGCGCGTGCACCAATGGGCGAAGAACGCGCTCGTGTTCGTGCCGCTGTTGGCGGCGCACAAGGCCACCGAGCCGTCCAAGCTGCTCCAGGCCCTGCTGGCCTTCGCGGCCTTCAGCCTGTGCGCCTCCAGCGTGTACGTGCTGAACGACCTGCTGGACCTGGACGCCGACCGGCGCCATCCGACGAAGAAGGCGCGCCCCTTCGCGGCCTGCACGCTGCCGGTGAGCACCGGCGTCATGCTGGCTCCCGTGCTGCTGCTGGCCGGCGCCGCGGTGTGCCTGCTGTTGCCACCCGCCTTCGCCGCCCTGCTGGGCACCTACTACGTGCTGACGCTGGCCTATTCGCTGCGGCTGAAGCAGGTGGTGATGCTGGACGTGCTGGTGCTGGCCGGGCTGTACACGGTGCGCATCTTCGGCGGCGCGCTGGCGGTGGACGTGCCCACGTCGAGCTGGCTGATGATGTTCAGCATGTTCCTCTTCCTCTCGCTCGCGCTGGTGAAGCGCCTGAGCGAGGTGCGGCGGCTGCGGTTGTCCAACGAGACGTCCGCGCACGGCCGAGGCTATCTGGCCCAGGACTATGAGCAGCTCGCCAGCCTGGGCGCGGCTTCCGGACAGGTGTCCGTGCTGGTGCTCGCGCTCTACATCACCTCCGATGAGGTGACGGCGTTGTACGCCCACCCCGAGCGGCTGTGGCTCATCTGCCCGGTGATGCTGTACTGGGTGGGCCGGGTGTGGCTGCTGGCCCACCGCGGGCTGGTGAACGAGGACCCGCTCGTCTTCGCCCTGAGGGACCGGGTGAGCTACGCCGTGGGCCTCGTGTGCGCGTTGGTGCTATGGGCCGCCACGTGAGAGGTCTGGCGCGATGAAGGCACGGGAGTCCTGGGGGCGCTACCCCCAAGTCGAACAAGAGACGCACGCCCTGGTGTGGCGCACGGACGCCCTGCCCCAGAAGGGCGGCAGCCTGCTGCCCCACGGCCTGGGGCGCAGCTACGGCGACTCATGCCTCAACGCGGGCGGCACGCTGCTGCTGACCTCGGGGCTGGACCGCTTCATCGCCTTCGACCCGGCCACGGGCGTGGTCCGCTGTGAAGCAGGCGTGTCGCTGGACACGATTCTGCGGCTGGCCGCGCCGCGCGGCTGGTTCCTGCCGGTGACGCCGGGCACCAAGTTCGTGACGGTGGGCGGCGCCATCGCCAACGACGTGCACGGGAAGAACCACCACCGGGGCGGCTCCTTCGGCCGCTACGTGCGCCGCTTCGAGTTGGTGCGCTCGGACGGCAGCCGGCGGGTGTGCGCGCCGGATGAGCACCCGGACTGGTACGGCGCGACGATTGGCGGCCTGGGCCTCACCGGGCTCGTCACGTGGGCCGAAATCCAGCTCAAGCCCATCAGCAACCCGTACGTGCTCCAGGAGACGGTGCCCTTCGGGAACCTGGATGGGTTCCTCGACGTCGCCCGCGCGTCGGAGAAGGACTACGAGTTCACCATGGCCTGGGTGGACTGCCTGGCCCGAGGCAGGAAGCTGGGACGCGGGCTCCTGTACCGGGGCAACTTCGCGCCGCCGCAGTTCGACGGACTGCCGCTGGCCAGGAGCCACCTGTCGCACGGCGTGGGGCTGGCGGTGCCCATGGACATGCCAGCCTTCTGCCTCAACCGGCTGTCGGTGTCCGCCTTCAACTGGCTCTATTACCACCGGCAGAACGGCAAGCCGAAGCAGCGGCTGACGCACTACGACCCGTTCTTCTACCCGCTGGACGCCATCTACGGATGGAATCGCATCTACGGCCGGCGCGGCTTCCTCCAGTTCCAGTGCGTGGTGCCCTATTCGACGGCGCGTGATGCGTTGAAGGAAATCCTGGAGCGCAGCTCGCGCGGCGGGCTGCCCAGCTTCCTGTCGGTGCTGAAGACCTTCGGCGACCTCCCGTCCCCCGGGTGGCTGTCCTTCCCGCGCGAGGGCGTGACGCTGGCCATGGACTTCGCCAACCGCGGCGAGAAGACGTGGAAGCTGGTGGAGGACCTGGACCGGCTCACACGGCAGGCGGGCGGCGCGGTGTATCCGGCGAAGGACGCGCGGATGAGCCCGGAGAGCTTCGCGGCGTACTTCCCGCAGCGTGAGCGCTTCATGCAGTACGTGGACCCGTCGTTCTCCTCGTCGTTCTGGCGGCGGGTGAATCCGGTGTCCCTGCCCTTCTCCCTGGCCGCGGAGCGGGGCGCGACGGCGTCCCCGCCGCCGCGGTCCCTGCTTGCCATCCGCTGACCTTCCTCCCGAGATTCGCCCCCTATGAAGAAAGTGCTCGTCCTCGGCGCCACCAGCGCCATTGCCCAGGCGACGGTGCGGCTGCTCGCCGCGCGCGGGGCCTCGCTGTACCTCACCAGCCGCAACGCGGAGAACCTGGACGCGGTGACGAAGGACGCCGCCACGCGCGGCGCGGCGAAGGTGGCGTCGCAGGTGGTGGACCTGAACGACTTCGACAGCCACGAGGCGCTGGTGGAGGCCGCGTACACGGCGCTGGACGGGCTGGACGGCGTGGTGCTGGCGCACGGCGTGCTGGGAGACCAGGCGGAGGCGCAGCGTTCATGGACGGCGACGGAGGCGGTGCTGCGCACCAACTTCCTGAGCGCGGTGTCGCTGCTGACGGTGCTGGCCAACCGCTTCGAGGCGCAGAAGGCCGGCACGCTGGTGGTGATTTCGTCGGTGGCGGGTGACCGCGGCCGGCAGAGCAACTACGTGTACGGCGCGTCGAAGGGCGCGCTCAACGTCTTCCTCCAGGGCCTGCGCAACCGGCTGGCGAAGTCCAACGTCGCGGTGGTGACGGTGAAGCCGGGCTTCGTCGACACGCCGATGACGGCGCACCTGCCGAAGAACAAGCTGTTCGCCTCGCCGGAGAAGGTGGCGCGCGGGCTGCTGAGCGCCGCGGACTCGCGGAAGAACGAGGTCTACGTGCCCGGCATCTGGGCGCTCATCATGCTCATCATCCGGACGATTCCGGAGACGGTGTTCAAGCGCATGAAGCTGTGAGGGGAGAGGCCTGGGCACCCACCCCGCCTGATAGCGCAGCTCTCATGGGCTGAGCTGCGCTATCAATCCAGCACGGGCACGTCTCGGCCCTCGCCGAAGCCCAGGGCCCAGAAGCGCGGGCGCCTGGGCTCACGGGCCAGCAACCACAGCAGGTGGTACTTCGCCTCGTCCTGGCCATCCAGCGCGAGCGCGAAGGTGCCGTAGTGCATCGCCACCGACGTGGAGGAGCGCAGCACCTTGTGCGCCTGGAGCGCTTCCACCGGCCCCATGTGCACGGGCCGGAAGGCCGTGGGCCGGTAGGCGCCAATGGGCAGGATGGACAGCCGCATGGGCCCGAAGCGCTCGGCCACCATCCCGAAGTGCGGACCGAAGCCCGTGTCCCCAGCGAAGAGCACCGGCCCGCCGGACGTGGAGAGCACGTAGCCCGCCCAGAGCGTCGCCGCGTTGTCGGTGAGCCCGCGGTTGGAGCGGTGCTGCGCCGGCACCGCCGTCACCGTGCGGCCCGGCGCCACCTCGGTGGACTGCCACCAGTCCAGCTCCACCACGTTCTGGAAGCCCTCATCGTCCAGCAGCGCCTTGTTGCCCAGGCCCACGATGAAGCGCGGGTGGTGCGCCTCCTCCAGACGCCGCAGCGTCGGCAGGTCCATGTGGTCGTAGTGGTTGTGGCTCACCACCACCACGTCGATGGGTGGCAGGTCCTCGAAGCGGATGCCCGGAGGCCGCACGCGCTTGGGCCCGATGAAGGGCACCGGGCTCGGCCGGTCCGAATAGATGGGGTCCGTCAGCATGTTGAGGCCGTCCGCCTGGACGAGCACGGTGGCGTGGTTGATGAACGTCACCCGGAGCTGCCCCGACCCCACGCGCTCCGGTGGCGGCTTTCCCGGAGGCAGATCCTCATATGCACGCCAGGGACCGCGAGGCCCCTTGCGCAGCGCCTTGAAGACCTCGTCCGCGCTCAGGCGTTTGACGGGCTCCAGGTTCTCGAACCGCTCACCGTCGAAGTGGTCCGTCACCGGTCCTTGGTGACGGGGACCCGCGAAGAGGCAGCCTCCGAGCCACGGCGCCGTCATCAGCAACACCAACGGCAGCCACTTCGTCACGGGCCGGGAAGGACGGTCCAGGGACATGGGTGCGACGCTCCATCCAGACAGGACAGGGAAGACGCCCGCGCGGCCCGGGCCCTGAGTCCACGTCTCGGCGCGGCAGTGGACCGGGTTTGCGGCCGTCCGGCAACCGGAATGCAATAGCCCCCCGAAGCGCTGCACGACCGGTGTCATCCAACGGCGACTGCGCGAGGACCTCCCGTCCGGCGCTCAGGTCACGATGCCGTGCAGGATTCGCTCGAACAGCCAGGGCGTCTTGCCCAGCAGCCGCACCACGGGGCGGCGCAGCCACGGCCGCCGCGCCAGCATGAGCAACCCTCCCGTCGACCGGGAGTACTTGCGGAAGACACGCTGGAAGCACTGCTCGTAAGGCGCCAGCGACTCCCGCGTGGCGCCCTGGATGAGCGCCTCCGGCAGCAGGTTCCCCAGCGACTCCGCGCACACGAAGGCCAGGGACATGCCCTCTCCGGTAATGGCATCCACGTAGCCCGCCGCGTCGCCCACCAGCGCGAAGCGGTCCGCGATTCTCGCCCGGGACACCCGCGCCAGGGGCCCCGCGCCGCGCGGCTGCGAATCCGTCTCCACGCCCGAAAGCCGCGCCTCCAGCGCAGGGAAGCGGGACAGCAGCGACTCGAAGCTCACGCGTCCCTCCACCACGCCGTCCTCCCAGAGGAAGGCCAGGCCCACGCGCCGCACGCCCGTGGGCGTCACGTAGGCCTCCACGCCCCGCGCGAAGTAGATCTCCACGAAGGGCGTCCACGGCGCGAGGACGAAGTGCCGGCGCAGGCCGAAGCGGCGCGGCCCGGTGGGCTCCACCTCCAAGCCCTCCGCGCGGCGCAGCGGCGAGGCCAGCCCGTCCGCGGCCACCAACATGGCGGCCTCCACGGAGCCCTCCGCCGTCCGCAGGACAACGCCGTTGCCGCTCCGCTGATGGGACAGCACCTGCGTACGCTCACGCAGCTCCACGCCCACCGTGCGTGCCCGGGACACCAGCGCCGACGCCAGCGCCACGCGCCGCACGCCCAACGCGCCCTTGCCTGGGAGCAGCCCCTCCGCCGTGCTGCCATCCTCCTGAACGTAGCGGATGCCCACGAAGGGATGGCTGCCCTGGTCGTCCAGCAATGGCAGGACGCCCAGCCGCTCCATCACCGCCATTCCGGGAGGCAGCAGGCCCTCGCCGCAGGCCTTGTCCACGGGCGCGCGACCGCGCTCCAGCACGACGGTGTTCAACCCGCGCAGCGCGGTGGTGATGGCCACCGCCATCCCCGCGGGCCCGCCTCCCACCACGGCGACGTCATACCGCTTCACGGCGTGGACTCCTTCGGGGCTCGCACTCCCATGACGGCGGGCCTCATACCGGCGCCGGCCTCGCCCGCGCGGACAGCAGCCGCGTGTCCTGCTTCCGGGTGATTCTCGGCGCCGCCGGAACAGGATGACAACGCCTCTCGCGCCGACAGCGACCGCGCGGTGGGCGCCTTCACGCGCCCCCTCGCATGACGCTCGCCGCCAGCGAGCGAGGAGCCCCGCCTCCCACCGCCGCCAGCCTCAGGTGTCGCGCTCCGCGCGAACCATCGCCAGCGCGCTCTTGGCCATCTCCACCGCGAGCCCCACCGCGCCCACCTTCTTCGGCGGCGCCAGCGCTTCCGCCAGATAGCGCCGCAGCGCCTCGGCGCGGCGCAGCTTGCCGCTGGACGTGCGCGGCAACGTCCCCGGCTCCAGCAGCCGCACGGTGTGAGGCCGCACGCCCGTGGCCTCCACCACCACGGTGCGGATGCGCTGCTCGACCACGTCATCCGCCTCGTCCCCTGCGCGCTCAGCCAGGATGAGGAGCGCCTCGTCCTCGCCGCCCTCGGGCGTGAAGCCGAGCGCCACCGCGCAGCCCGTGCGCACGCCCTCCACGTTCTGCAGCGGCTCCTCGAAGGCCTGGGGCGCGTGGTTCGCCCCGCGGATGATGACCACGTCCTTCGCCCGGCCCGTGAGGTACAGCTCACCGTCCGCGAGGAAGCCCAAATCTCCGGTGTCCAGCCACCCGTCCCGCGTCAGCGTCCGGTCCGTGGCCTGCGCGTCCGCGAAGTAGCCGGACATGAGCGACGGCCCCCGCGCGAAGACCCGGCCCACGTGTCGCTCCGCGAGCGGCTCGCCCGCCTCGCCGCGCACCTCCACCTCGAAGCCCGCCACCGGCCTGCCCACGCTCACCAGCTCGCGCGAGCCCTCCGCCACCCGGCCCTCCCGGGCCAGCAGCGCCGCGTCCACCCCCAGCGCGCGAGGCCCCCGGCCCGCCGGCGGGAAGGTGACGGCGAGCGACGCCTCGGACAGCCCGTACACCGGACGCAGCGCCCGCGCGGAGAAGCCCCACCGCTCGAAGCGCCGCGCGAAGCGGCGCAGCGTGTCCGCGGAAACCGGCTCCGCGCCGTTGAGCGCGTGCCGCCACGACGACAGGTCCACGCCCTCCAGC
Proteins encoded in this window:
- a CDS encoding UbiA family prenyltransferase gives rise to the protein MLPQTPLPEDSPDVPLAVDLDGTLVRTDTLHENLLVLFKRAPWLLLLAPFWVLKGKAFFKAEVARRAALDAASLPYHEELLAWLREEKARGRRLVLATAADRRIADAVAAHLGLFSDVVASEATVNLSGARKLAKLKELLGTFDYAGNDGVDLPLWRECRRIVVVHAHAGVLKQARGLGRDVHRVFERPATSLRVWVKALRVHQWAKNALVFVPLLAAHKATEPSKLLQALLAFAAFSLCASSVYVLNDLLDLDADRRHPTKKARPFAACTLPVSTGVMLAPVLLLAGAAVCLLLPPAFAALLGTYYVLTLAYSLRLKQVVMLDVLVLAGLYTVRIFGGALAVDVPTSSWLMMFSMFLFLSLALVKRLSEVRRLRLSNETSAHGRGYLAQDYEQLASLGAASGQVSVLVLALYITSDEVTALYAHPERLWLICPVMLYWVGRVWLLAHRGLVNEDPLVFALRDRVSYAVGLVCALVLWAAT
- a CDS encoding FAD-binding oxidoreductase; translated protein: MKARESWGRYPQVEQETHALVWRTDALPQKGGSLLPHGLGRSYGDSCLNAGGTLLLTSGLDRFIAFDPATGVVRCEAGVSLDTILRLAAPRGWFLPVTPGTKFVTVGGAIANDVHGKNHHRGGSFGRYVRRFELVRSDGSRRVCAPDEHPDWYGATIGGLGLTGLVTWAEIQLKPISNPYVLQETVPFGNLDGFLDVARASEKDYEFTMAWVDCLARGRKLGRGLLYRGNFAPPQFDGLPLARSHLSHGVGLAVPMDMPAFCLNRLSVSAFNWLYYHRQNGKPKQRLTHYDPFFYPLDAIYGWNRIYGRRGFLQFQCVVPYSTARDALKEILERSSRGGLPSFLSVLKTFGDLPSPGWLSFPREGVTLAMDFANRGEKTWKLVEDLDRLTRQAGGAVYPAKDARMSPESFAAYFPQRERFMQYVDPSFSSSFWRRVNPVSLPFSLAAERGATASPPPRSLLAIR
- a CDS encoding SDR family oxidoreductase — translated: MKKVLVLGATSAIAQATVRLLAARGASLYLTSRNAENLDAVTKDAATRGAAKVASQVVDLNDFDSHEALVEAAYTALDGLDGVVLAHGVLGDQAEAQRSWTATEAVLRTNFLSAVSLLTVLANRFEAQKAGTLVVISSVAGDRGRQSNYVYGASKGALNVFLQGLRNRLAKSNVAVVTVKPGFVDTPMTAHLPKNKLFASPEKVARGLLSAADSRKNEVYVPGIWALIMLIIRTIPETVFKRMKL
- a CDS encoding MBL fold metallo-hydrolase, producing MSLDRPSRPVTKWLPLVLLMTAPWLGGCLFAGPRHQGPVTDHFDGERFENLEPVKRLSADEVFKALRKGPRGPWRAYEDLPPGKPPPERVGSGQLRVTFINHATVLVQADGLNMLTDPIYSDRPSPVPFIGPKRVRPPGIRFEDLPPIDVVVVSHNHYDHMDLPTLRRLEEAHHPRFIVGLGNKALLDDEGFQNVVELDWWQSTEVAPGRTVTAVPAQHRSNRGLTDNAATLWAGYVLSTSGGPVLFAGDTGFGPHFGMVAERFGPMRLSILPIGAYRPTAFRPVHMGPVEALQAHKVLRSSTSVAMHYGTFALALDGQDEAKYHLLWLLAREPRRPRFWALGFGEGRDVPVLD
- a CDS encoding NAD(P)/FAD-dependent oxidoreductase, which encodes MKRYDVAVVGGGPAGMAVAITTALRGLNTVVLERGRAPVDKACGEGLLPPGMAVMERLGVLPLLDDQGSHPFVGIRYVQEDGSTAEGLLPGKGALGVRRVALASALVSRARTVGVELRERTQVLSHQRSGNGVVLRTAEGSVEAAMLVAADGLASPLRRAEGLEVEPTGPRRFGLRRHFVLAPWTPFVEIYFARGVEAYVTPTGVRRVGLAFLWEDGVVEGRVSFESLLSRFPALEARLSGVETDSQPRGAGPLARVSRARIADRFALVGDAAGYVDAITGEGMSLAFVCAESLGNLLPEALIQGATRESLAPYEQCFQRVFRKYSRSTGGLLMLARRPWLRRPVVRLLGKTPWLFERILHGIVT
- a CDS encoding fatty acyl-AMP ligase, which produces MTDAGSRLVGPALPARRHATVNAALAATGTTSPLGLTFVDAAEREVSLPWAEVYRRAKRTAAGLARLGVREGDRVALLLPTSPAFMDAFFGTLLAGAVPVPLYPPVRLGRLEEYHRATSRMLHVTGAVMVLTDSRVRLLLGPSVERARPRLGCHTVDEVSKGDDVLEAAVRPGALGLIQFSSGSTVDPKPVTLTHEALLAQVAALEVEMPLGPDVPRVGVSWLPLYHDMGLIGCLLAALYYPGSLVLIPPEVFLARPSLWLRALSRHRAYISPAPNFAYGLCLKRVRDSELEGVDLSSWRHALNGAEPVSADTLRRFARRFERWGFSARALRPVYGLSEASLAVTFPPAGRGPRALGVDAALLAREGRVAEGSRELVSVGRPVAGFEVEVRGEAGEPLAERHVGRVFARGPSLMSGYFADAQATDRTLTRDGWLDTGDLGFLADGELYLTGRAKDVVIIRGANHAPQAFEEPLQNVEGVRTGCAVALGFTPEGGEDEALLILAERAGDEADDVVEQRIRTVVVEATGVRPHTVRLLEPGTLPRTSSGKLRRAEALRRYLAEALAPPKKVGAVGLAVEMAKSALAMVRAERDT